The region ATGCTGTAGCCTCCAGGAGAGTGCTCACCAAATCCATTTGAGGCAAAGCCATCGGTTAACGTAAAATCTGCATTGCCTGAGGCGATGAGATATAAAACGCCTGCTCCAGCAATAGCACCTGTAACCTGAGCGATGATATAAGGCAGTAATTGATTTGCGGGAAAGCGTCCACCGGCCCATAGACCGAAAGAGACAGCAGGGTTTAGATGACAACCTGAAATGTGGCCAATAGCGTAAGCCATGGTGAGTACCGTTAGACCAAAGGCAAAAGAGACACCTAATAGGCCTATTCCCACTGCTGGAAAAGTGGCTGCTAATACAGCGCTACCACATCCTCCTAAAACAAGCCAAAGGGTTCCAATAAATTCCGCAGCCATTTTTTGCGTCATATTCATATCATTATTCCTTATGCTTTGTCGTATTCTTAAGTTATCGAAAGAGCGATAGAATCTACTGCTAGGTTAATGTTGGTTAAGTGACTATTGATTAGGTTAAAGTGTATTAAGTGGCTGGAAATAGAGAACCTAGTATCGCTTCTCTAGATGCGCCAGTGACAGCTGGGAGGTTCCCCGACAAGCCGTTATGGTGTCTCATGGCCAGCCAAGCGAAGGCAATGCTTTCAACCCATTGTGGGTTCATGTTAAGGATTGCAGTTGAGTTTATTTCGTAATGAATTAATAATTTTTTAAGTCGAGTCATTAATTCGGTGTTAAATGCTCCACCACCACAGACAAATAACTCACCACCGGTAGAAAGTGTTAATACATCTTTGGCTATGCTGTGGCAAGTGACGTCGAGTAGCGTGGATTGAATATCGGCTTCGCTAAGGTGTCCAAATGCTGCCATTTGTTGTTCTAGCCAGGCTTGATTAAACAGTTCACGGCCTGTGCTTTTAGGAAATGCCATGGAAAAATAAGAGTGGGAGAGTAGATGCTTAAGCAGTTTTTCATCGGTTTTACCACTGGCCGCCCAATCGCCATTTTTGTCATAGTCTTCATGTTTTACTTGTTGGATCCAGGCATCGATAAGCGTATTACCTG is a window of Shewanella sp. VB17 DNA encoding:
- the aqpZ gene encoding aquaporin Z, with product MNMTQKMAAEFIGTLWLVLGGCGSAVLAATFPAVGIGLLGVSFAFGLTVLTMAYAIGHISGCHLNPAVSFGLWAGGRFPANQLLPYIIAQVTGAIAGAGVLYLIASGNADFTLTDGFASNGFGEHSPGGYSMTAALVTEMIMTLFFLMIILGATDSRAPQGFAPIAIGLGLTLIHLISIPITNTSVNPARSTGPALFVGDWATSQLWLFWVAPIAGAILAGMIYKLFSVKEG